The following proteins come from a genomic window of Polaribacter dokdonensis:
- a CDS encoding DUF1573 domain-containing protein encodes MRKLILLLFIAITSISCELRKPDLDNVRKTKMEIIDPERHYYPILRGSEITATYKFFNRGNEPLILYDVQASCGCIEIDFPKTSIGKDDFGFIVLDYDSAKNIGYVEFYVTILANTEKDVFTTIKFDLNVVTSPHYTQDYEEIYLRRRKEKLAGEVDGDLTQQGYYTDEERTIR; translated from the coding sequence ATGAGAAAATTAATTTTACTTCTATTTATAGCAATAACATCAATTTCTTGCGAATTAAGAAAGCCAGATTTAGATAATGTTCGTAAAACTAAAATGGAGATTATAGATCCAGAACGTCATTATTATCCAATTTTACGTGGTTCAGAAATAACTGCAACTTATAAATTTTTTAATAGAGGTAATGAACCTTTAATTTTGTATGATGTACAAGCTTCTTGTGGTTGTATAGAAATAGATTTCCCTAAAACTTCTATTGGTAAAGATGATTTTGGTTTTATAGTTTTAGACTATGATAGTGCTAAAAACATTGGATATGTAGAGTTTTATGTAACCATTTTAGCAAATACAGAAAAGGATGTTTTTACAACCATTAAATTCGATTTGAACGTAGTTACTTCTCCTCATTATACACAAGATTATGAAGAAATTTACCTAAGAAGAAGAAAAGAAAAATTAGCAGGTGAAGTAGATGGAGATTTAACGCAACAGGGTTATTATACAGACGAAGAAAGAACAATAAGATAG
- a CDS encoding LysM peptidoglycan-binding domain-containing protein, giving the protein MKAKYQSVLDLGEQLNIKNGDVKEEDGKLKIWGTAHTQYEKDLIWDEIKSVGGDNPNDLMADIKVDDNSVYAYHTVEKGETLGKIAKHYYGKASKYTVIFEANTDQLKSADLIHPGQELKIPNL; this is encoded by the coding sequence ATGAAAGCAAAATATCAAAGTGTATTAGATTTAGGAGAGCAATTAAACATCAAAAACGGAGATGTTAAAGAAGAAGATGGAAAATTAAAAATCTGGGGAACTGCTCATACACAATATGAAAAAGATCTTATTTGGGATGAAATTAAATCTGTAGGAGGTGATAATCCAAATGATTTAATGGCAGACATTAAGGTTGATGACAACTCTGTTTACGCATATCATACAGTAGAAAAAGGTGAAACTTTAGGAAAAATTGCTAAACATTATTATGGAAAGGCATCTAAATACACTGTAATATTCGAAGCAAATACAGATCAATTAAAAAGTGCTGATTTAATTCATCCAGGTCAAGAATTAAAAATTCCAAATCTTTAA
- the rlmF gene encoding 23S rRNA (adenine(1618)-N(6))-methyltransferase RlmF codes for MKNKGLHPKNRFNQGYDLDLLVKQNPKLKEFVITNKYDAVTIDFSNPIAVKELNKALLFSYDTISVWDFPNENLCPPIPGRLDYIHHLKDLLSDEREIKILDIGTGATCIYPLLGVAEYNWKFVATDIDLDSLDTAQDIIDDNNFTDQIELRQQFNEAHILKDILEDDDSFSATMCNPPFYKSAEEAKGANKRKSRNLGNNAIRNFSGNNNELWYVGGEKAFLHTYLYESSLQPKKSKWFTSLVSKKENIDSLKSSSKKLGVKEFKVIPMQQGNKVTRIACWRF; via the coding sequence ATGAAAAACAAAGGCCTTCATCCAAAAAACAGGTTTAATCAAGGGTATGATTTAGATTTGTTAGTGAAACAAAATCCTAAATTAAAAGAATTTGTAATTACTAATAAATACGATGCTGTTACTATCGATTTTTCGAATCCAATTGCTGTAAAAGAATTGAACAAAGCCTTATTATTCTCTTATGATACTATTTCTGTTTGGGATTTTCCAAATGAAAACTTATGTCCTCCAATACCTGGAAGATTAGATTATATTCATCATTTAAAAGATTTGTTATCAGATGAAAGAGAGATTAAAATTTTAGATATTGGTACAGGTGCAACTTGTATTTATCCGCTTTTAGGAGTTGCAGAATACAATTGGAAGTTTGTAGCAACAGATATTGATTTAGATTCATTAGATACTGCTCAAGATATTATAGATGACAATAACTTTACAGACCAAATAGAATTGCGTCAGCAGTTTAATGAAGCACATATTTTAAAAGATATTTTGGAAGATGATGATTCCTTTTCTGCTACTATGTGTAATCCTCCTTTCTATAAATCTGCAGAAGAAGCGAAAGGTGCTAATAAAAGAAAAAGTAGAAATTTAGGGAATAATGCTATTCGAAATTTTTCTGGTAATAATAATGAGCTTTGGTATGTAGGAGGTGAAAAAGCATTTTTGCATACCTATTTATATGAAAGTTCTCTTCAGCCTAAAAAAAGTAAATGGTTTACAAGCTTAGTTTCTAAAAAAGAAAACATAGATAGCTTAAAATCGTCTTCAAAAAAATTAGGTGTTAAAGAATTTAAAGTTATTCCTATGCAACAAGGAAATAAAGTGACAAGAATAGCTTGTTGGAGATTTTAG
- the bshC gene encoding bacillithiol biosynthesis cysteine-adding enzyme BshC, which yields MKVTHIPFQETGFFSEIMHHYLEQNKNLKTFYNNFPNLEGFQNQIVEKEKSFSLENRTILANALTQQYDEFSISEATKENIKLLRKKETFTITTGHQLNLFTGPLYFLYKIFSTINLCEELADKFPDKNFVPIYWMATEDHDFEEINYFNFDGKKVAWNRKDGGAVGRFSTEGLEEVFQVFSNHLGNSKNAEYLKNLFSKGYLEHQNLADATRFIANEIFKTYGLIIVDGDDTQLKRVFAPFMKQELQEETSFTSVTKSVEELEKNYKIQVNPREINLFYLGDDFRERIIFENDIYKVNNTDITFTKDKILAEVTNNPLVFSPNVIMRPLYQEVILPNLCYIGGGGELAYWLELKAYFDKVEVPFPILLLRNSVQVISEKQARKLDKLNISKKKLFLNQYDLISQKVVANTDIETDFSDKIKYLKSQFKDLKEVAQKTDVTFLNAVNAQEKKQIKGLENLEKRLLKAEKRRQKDLVDRITLLQNEILPNESLEERQRNFSNYYLEYGASFLSILKEELKPLQLKFTILEI from the coding sequence ATGAAAGTAACACACATCCCTTTTCAAGAAACAGGCTTTTTTTCAGAAATAATGCATCATTATTTGGAGCAAAATAAAAACTTAAAAACTTTTTATAATAATTTTCCAAATTTAGAAGGATTTCAGAATCAGATTGTAGAAAAGGAAAAATCATTCTCTTTAGAAAATAGAACAATTTTAGCCAATGCTCTAACTCAACAATATGATGAGTTTAGTATCTCTGAAGCTACTAAAGAAAATATTAAGTTACTTAGAAAAAAAGAAACATTTACCATTACTACAGGGCATCAACTAAATCTTTTTACAGGTCCATTATATTTTTTATATAAAATATTTTCTACCATAAATTTATGTGAAGAATTAGCAGATAAATTCCCAGATAAAAACTTTGTACCCATTTATTGGATGGCTACAGAAGATCATGATTTTGAGGAAATTAACTATTTTAATTTTGATGGAAAAAAAGTAGCTTGGAATAGAAAAGATGGTGGAGCTGTAGGTCGATTTTCTACTGAGGGTTTAGAAGAAGTATTTCAGGTATTTTCTAATCATTTAGGTAATTCTAAGAATGCTGAATATTTAAAAAATCTTTTTTCTAAAGGATATTTAGAGCACCAAAATTTAGCAGATGCTACACGTTTTATAGCTAATGAAATATTTAAAACGTACGGTTTAATCATTGTTGATGGTGATGATACACAATTAAAACGTGTATTTGCACCCTTTATGAAGCAAGAATTGCAAGAAGAGACTTCTTTTACTTCTGTTACAAAATCTGTAGAAGAATTAGAGAAAAATTACAAAATACAAGTTAACCCAAGAGAAATCAACTTATTTTATTTGGGCGATGATTTTAGAGAACGAATCATTTTTGAAAATGATATTTATAAGGTAAACAACACAGATATTACTTTTACGAAGGACAAAATATTGGCAGAAGTTACTAATAATCCTTTAGTATTTTCTCCTAATGTAATTATGAGACCTTTATATCAAGAAGTGATTTTACCTAATCTATGTTATATAGGTGGAGGAGGAGAATTAGCTTATTGGCTAGAACTTAAAGCGTATTTTGATAAGGTGGAAGTTCCTTTTCCAATTTTATTATTAAGAAATTCAGTGCAAGTAATTTCGGAGAAACAGGCTAGAAAATTAGATAAACTAAATATTTCCAAAAAGAAATTATTTTTAAATCAGTATGATTTAATTTCTCAGAAAGTGGTTGCAAATACTGATATAGAAACTGACTTTTCAGATAAAATTAAATATTTGAAATCGCAATTTAAAGATTTAAAAGAGGTTGCTCAAAAAACAGATGTTACTTTTCTAAATGCAGTTAATGCACAAGAAAAAAAGCAAATAAAAGGTTTAGAAAACCTTGAAAAACGATTGCTAAAAGCAGAAAAAAGACGACAAAAAGACCTGGTAGACAGAATTACGCTCTTACAAAATGAAATTTTACCTAATGAATCTTTAGAAGAACGTCAGCGAAATTTTTCTAACTATTACTTAGAGTATGGAGCATCATTCTTATCAATATTAAAAGAGGAATTAAAGCCTTTACAATTAAAATTTACAATATTAGAAATTTAA
- a CDS encoding M14 family metallopeptidase has protein sequence MKIKAFILLFFVSSIAVFSQTIKSPAEFLGYEIGSRFTRHHQVVDYFKYVSNSLPNVKLEKYGETNEHRELYVTYISSQENIDNIEYIRKENLSQTVSSNSNTNDKAIVWLSYNVHGNEASSTEASMLTLYDLVTNKKEWLKNTIVIIDPCINPDGRDRYVNWYNQVKSTPFDIAQDAKEHHEPWPGGRPNHYLFDLNRDWAWATQVESQQRIKIYNKWMPHIHVDFHEQGINNPYYFAPAAEPFHEIITDWQRDFQTQIGKNHAKYFDKEGWLYFTKESFDLLYPSYGDTYPTFMGAIGMTYEQAGHGRAGLGINTDEGEVLTLKDRATHHKTTGLSTVEIASKNAEKLNSEFKKYFNNDNITYKSFVIKNENQDKIDRLKLLLDKHEIVYENANNVSVKGYNYASQNETKFSASNKDLVIHTDQPKGKMVNVLFEPSAKLVDSLTYDITAWSLPYAHGFNAIASKNKVASSTNSTVNTVSNTIDKNAYAYISKWNSLKDATFLADILKNNIVPRFATKPFTANGIDYKRGTLIILRNDNRNENFDAKLLDIANQNKRQLSSVTTGFSDAGIDFGSYAVQPINKQKVALLSGESTSSLSFGEIWHFFETELEYPLTILNSDYFSRTDFSKYDVIILPNGYYSSILNTNTIEKLTSFARSGGTVIAIGSALNSFADKKGFSLSRKKLEDKKENNLMPYADQERNNVANLITGAIFKSTIDTTHPLGFGYSNEYFSLKLSGSTYNYLSGGINVGYFNKDATNVSGFAGKTALQKVPESLLFGVDEKGRGSFVYMVDNPLFRSFWDNGKLFLANAVFLLNSDKLK, from the coding sequence ATGAAAATTAAAGCTTTTATTCTTTTATTTTTTGTTTCATCAATTGCTGTTTTTTCGCAGACAATAAAATCTCCTGCAGAATTTTTAGGTTATGAAATAGGCTCTAGATTTACAAGACATCATCAAGTAGTAGATTACTTTAAGTATGTAAGCAACTCATTACCAAATGTTAAATTGGAAAAATATGGTGAAACTAATGAACATAGAGAATTGTATGTAACATATATATCTTCTCAAGAAAATATAGACAATATAGAATACATCAGAAAAGAAAACCTTTCGCAAACAGTATCTAGCAACTCAAATACTAATGATAAAGCAATTGTTTGGTTAAGCTATAATGTACATGGAAATGAAGCTTCTAGTACTGAAGCATCAATGCTTACACTTTATGATTTAGTTACAAATAAAAAAGAGTGGTTAAAAAATACCATTGTAATTATAGATCCATGTATAAATCCAGATGGTAGAGATAGATATGTAAATTGGTACAATCAAGTAAAAAGTACTCCTTTTGATATTGCTCAAGATGCAAAAGAACATCATGAACCTTGGCCTGGAGGAAGACCAAACCACTATCTATTTGATTTAAATAGAGATTGGGCTTGGGCAACGCAAGTAGAAAGTCAGCAAAGAATTAAAATATACAATAAATGGATGCCTCATATTCATGTAGATTTTCATGAACAAGGTATTAATAATCCATACTACTTTGCACCTGCAGCAGAACCATTTCATGAAATTATTACAGATTGGCAACGTGATTTTCAAACACAGATTGGAAAAAATCATGCTAAATATTTTGACAAGGAAGGTTGGTTGTATTTTACAAAAGAGAGCTTTGATTTGCTATACCCAAGTTATGGTGATACCTACCCTACATTTATGGGTGCCATTGGTATGACTTATGAACAAGCAGGTCATGGAAGAGCTGGTTTAGGTATTAATACTGATGAAGGAGAAGTATTAACGCTAAAAGACAGAGCTACACATCATAAAACAACAGGATTATCTACAGTTGAAATTGCTTCTAAAAATGCTGAAAAATTAAATTCAGAATTCAAAAAATATTTTAATAATGATAATATTACCTATAAGAGTTTTGTAATTAAAAACGAAAATCAAGATAAGATAGATCGTTTAAAATTATTACTTGATAAACACGAAATAGTCTATGAAAATGCCAATAATGTTTCTGTAAAAGGTTACAATTATGCAAGTCAGAATGAAACTAAATTTAGTGCATCAAATAAAGATTTGGTAATTCATACAGATCAACCAAAAGGAAAAATGGTAAATGTTTTGTTTGAGCCATCAGCCAAATTGGTAGATTCTTTAACCTATGATATTACAGCTTGGTCTTTACCTTATGCTCATGGCTTTAATGCAATAGCTTCTAAAAATAAAGTTGCATCTTCTACAAACAGCACTGTAAATACAGTTTCAAATACAATTGATAAGAATGCATATGCCTATATTTCTAAATGGAATAGTTTAAAAGACGCTACATTTCTTGCAGATATTTTAAAAAATAATATTGTCCCTAGATTTGCTACAAAACCTTTTACTGCAAATGGGATTGATTATAAAAGAGGAACCTTAATCATTTTAAGAAATGACAATAGAAATGAGAATTTCGATGCAAAACTCTTAGATATTGCAAATCAAAATAAAAGACAATTAAGTTCTGTAACAACAGGTTTTTCTGATGCAGGAATAGATTTTGGCTCTTATGCTGTACAACCAATCAATAAGCAAAAAGTAGCTTTACTTTCTGGTGAAAGCACATCTTCTTTAAGCTTTGGTGAAATATGGCACTTTTTCGAAACTGAATTAGAGTATCCTTTAACCATTTTAAATTCAGACTATTTTAGTAGAACAGATTTCTCTAAATATGATGTAATTATTTTACCTAATGGATACTATAGCAGTATTTTAAATACAAATACCATAGAAAAGTTAACCTCATTTGCAAGATCTGGAGGTACAGTAATTGCAATTGGTTCTGCTTTAAATAGTTTTGCTGATAAAAAAGGCTTTAGTTTAAGTAGAAAAAAGCTTGAGGATAAAAAAGAAAATAACTTAATGCCTTATGCAGATCAAGAAAGAAATAATGTAGCCAATCTAATTACTGGGGCTATTTTTAAAAGTACAATAGACACTACACATCCTTTAGGTTTTGGATATAGCAATGAATACTTTTCTTTAAAATTAAGTGGTAGCACTTATAATTATTTAAGTGGAGGAATTAATGTAGGTTATTTTAATAAAGATGCAACTAATGTATCTGGGTTTGCAGGTAAAACAGCTTTACAAAAAGTACCTGAATCACTGTTATTTGGTGTTGATGAAAAAGGTAGAGGAAGTTTTGTTTATATGGTAGACAACCCTTTATTTAGATCCTTTTGGGATAATGGAAAATTATTTTTAGCAAATGCAGTATTTCTGCTAAATTCAGACAAATTGAAATAA
- the rimO gene encoding 30S ribosomal protein S12 methylthiotransferase RimO has product MRTKTIKKNKINVVTLGCSKNVYDSEVLMGQLKANGKNVVHEDINDDGNIVVINTCGFIGKAKEESIDTILHYAKRKEAGEVDKVFVSGCLSERYKPDLEAEIPNVDQYFGTHDLPNLLKVLEADYKHELIGERLTTTPKHYAYLKIAEGCDRPCSFCAIPLMRGKHVSTPIEDLVTEATKLAEKGIKEIMLIAQDLTYYGLDIYKKRALAELLEALVKVDGIEWIRMHYAFPTGFPMDVLEVMKREPKVCNYLDIPLQHINTELLKSMKRGTTHEKTTALIHKFREAVPEMAIRTTLIVGYPGETEEMFQELKDWVEEMRFERLGAFEYSHEENTGAYVLEDDVPAEVKFKRVNEIMEVQSQISWELNQQKVGKTFKCLFDRKDGEYFYGRTESDSPDVDNDVLVDAREHYIKIGEFIDVEIYEAGDYDLYGTPVKKQEKPQPLHQKVKK; this is encoded by the coding sequence ATGCGTACAAAAACCATCAAAAAAAATAAGATTAACGTAGTTACTTTAGGTTGCTCTAAAAACGTTTACGATAGTGAAGTTTTAATGGGCCAATTAAAAGCCAATGGTAAAAACGTAGTTCATGAAGATATAAATGATGATGGAAACATTGTAGTTATAAATACTTGTGGATTTATTGGTAAAGCAAAAGAAGAATCTATAGATACTATTTTGCACTATGCTAAAAGAAAAGAAGCAGGAGAAGTAGATAAAGTTTTTGTTTCTGGTTGTTTAAGCGAACGTTATAAACCAGATTTAGAAGCAGAGATACCTAATGTTGATCAATACTTTGGTACTCATGATTTGCCTAACTTGTTAAAAGTTTTAGAAGCAGATTATAAGCATGAATTAATTGGTGAACGTTTAACAACAACACCTAAACATTATGCATATTTAAAAATTGCTGAGGGTTGTGATAGGCCTTGTTCTTTTTGTGCAATTCCTTTAATGCGTGGTAAACATGTTTCTACGCCAATAGAAGATTTGGTTACAGAAGCCACTAAATTAGCTGAGAAAGGGATTAAAGAAATTATGTTAATTGCACAAGATTTAACTTATTATGGGTTAGATATCTACAAAAAACGTGCGTTAGCAGAATTATTAGAAGCGCTTGTAAAAGTAGATGGAATTGAATGGATTAGAATGCATTATGCCTTTCCTACAGGTTTTCCTATGGATGTTTTAGAAGTTATGAAACGTGAACCTAAGGTTTGTAACTATTTAGATATTCCTTTGCAACATATTAATACAGAGTTGTTAAAGTCTATGAAAAGAGGAACAACTCATGAAAAAACAACAGCGTTAATTCATAAATTTAGAGAAGCTGTTCCAGAAATGGCAATAAGAACAACGCTTATTGTAGGTTATCCAGGTGAAACAGAAGAAATGTTTCAAGAATTAAAAGATTGGGTAGAAGAAATGCGTTTTGAAAGATTAGGTGCTTTTGAGTATTCGCATGAAGAAAATACAGGAGCTTATGTTTTAGAAGATGATGTACCAGCAGAAGTTAAGTTTAAACGAGTAAATGAAATCATGGAAGTTCAGTCTCAGATTTCTTGGGAGTTGAATCAGCAGAAAGTAGGAAAAACCTTTAAATGTTTATTTGATAGGAAAGATGGTGAGTATTTTTATGGAAGAACAGAATCTGATTCGCCTGATGTGGATAATGATGTTTTAGTAGATGCTAGAGAACATTATATTAAAATTGGTGAGTTTATAGATGTTGAAATTTATGAAGCTGGAGATTACGATTTATATGGAACTCCAGTTAAGAAACAAGAAAAACCACAACCTTTACATCAAAAGGTTAAAAAATAA
- a CDS encoding amidase family protein yields MKKSLLFLFATIVLFSCNTKEKEPEFQFEKYDESAAIKAQQNHQNGRMKFKLFQSKVIDMNDVYKPFQSDLAKFSEENYNELKPLILEQDIPTLQNYVKEGKLSYEKLTLFYLYRIRKFESDSTLSLNSIIALNPNVLKEAREKDLNKDNVSEFSMYGMPVLLKDNINTKEMPTTAGALALERNYTKSDAFIVEKLRENDALILGKVNLSEWAYFFCSGCPLGYSAIGGQTLNPYGRAEYETGGSSAGSGVTVAANFAVAAVGTETSGSITSPSSQNSVVGLKPTIGVLSRSGIVPISSTLDTPGPMTKNVIDNAIFMNAMRGFDKNDSKSKELDEEYYQNGLPNSFKGKRLGVLKPLLGDSIYALNIDKMRKVGVEIVEITPPQISFNGFITLLNIDMKYDLPKYLANEADKSLFIKNVKNVIEFNKKDSILRAPYGQQLFDGIVKDETTLAELEVIKANLKSEAEKYLQALEEENLDAILSINNYHSGIAAVSFHPTLTVPMGYKTSGEPISLTFVGKPFDERNLLELGYAFEQLTKARKMPKNYQ; encoded by the coding sequence ATGAAAAAATCACTTTTATTTTTATTTGCTACAATTGTATTATTTTCTTGTAACACTAAAGAAAAAGAACCTGAGTTTCAATTTGAAAAATATGATGAATCTGCTGCTATTAAAGCACAACAAAATCATCAAAATGGAAGAATGAAATTTAAACTTTTTCAGTCTAAAGTAATAGACATGAATGATGTTTACAAACCATTTCAATCTGACTTAGCCAAGTTTTCAGAAGAAAATTATAACGAATTAAAGCCGTTAATTTTAGAGCAAGATATTCCTACTTTACAAAATTATGTAAAAGAGGGTAAGTTATCTTATGAAAAGTTAACGTTGTTCTATTTATATCGAATTAGAAAATTTGAAAGTGATTCAACTTTATCTCTAAACTCTATTATAGCCTTGAACCCTAATGTTTTGAAAGAGGCTAGAGAAAAGGACTTAAATAAAGATAATGTTTCTGAATTTTCTATGTATGGAATGCCTGTTTTGTTAAAAGACAACATCAACACAAAAGAAATGCCAACAACAGCAGGTGCTTTAGCCTTAGAAAGAAATTACACTAAAAGTGATGCCTTTATTGTAGAAAAGCTTAGAGAAAATGATGCTCTAATTTTAGGAAAAGTAAATTTAAGTGAATGGGCGTATTTCTTTTGTTCAGGTTGTCCTCTTGGTTACTCAGCAATTGGAGGTCAAACTTTAAACCCTTATGGAAGAGCTGAATATGAAACTGGAGGGAGTTCTGCAGGAAGTGGAGTGACAGTAGCTGCTAATTTTGCAGTGGCTGCAGTAGGAACAGAAACTTCGGGTTCTATAACATCACCTTCAAGTCAGAATTCTGTGGTTGGTTTAAAACCTACAATTGGTGTTTTAAGCAGATCAGGTATTGTACCAATTTCTAGTACATTAGATACACCTGGGCCAATGACAAAAAATGTAATTGACAATGCCATTTTCATGAATGCAATGAGAGGTTTTGATAAAAATGATAGCAAATCAAAAGAATTAGATGAAGAATATTATCAAAATGGATTACCAAATAGTTTTAAAGGCAAAAGACTTGGTGTTTTAAAACCCTTGTTAGGAGATTCTATTTATGCTTTAAACATAGATAAGATGAGAAAAGTTGGCGTTGAAATTGTAGAAATTACACCACCTCAAATTTCATTTAATGGTTTTATCACTTTATTAAATATCGATATGAAATATGATTTACCTAAGTATCTAGCTAATGAAGCAGATAAATCTTTATTTATTAAAAATGTAAAAAATGTAATTGAGTTCAATAAAAAAGACTCTATTTTAAGAGCACCTTATGGTCAACAATTGTTTGATGGAATTGTAAAAGATGAAACTACATTAGCTGAATTAGAAGTTATTAAAGCAAATTTAAAATCAGAAGCAGAAAAGTATTTACAAGCTCTAGAAGAAGAAAATTTAGATGCAATTTTGTCGATAAATAACTATCATTCAGGTATAGCAGCTGTTTCTTTTCACCCAACTTTAACGGTTCCTATGGGATATAAAACTTCTGGAGAACCAATTAGTTTAACTTTTGTTGGTAAGCCATTTGATGAAAGAAATTTATTAGAATTGGGCTATGCTTTTGAGCAATTAACAAAAGCCAGAAAAATGCCTAAAAACTATCAATAG
- the ftsY gene encoding signal recognition particle-docking protein FtsY, which translates to MSFFKNIFSKEKKETLDKGLEKSKESFFGKLSKAVAGKSKVDDDVLDNLEEVLVASDVGVNTTLKVIDRIEARVAKDKYVGTDELNAILREEIAGLLSETNVGNETEFSIPEIPKKDNQKMPYVLMVVGVNGVGKTTTIGKLASQFKKQGLKVVLGAADTFRAAAIDQLQVWADRTDVPIIRQEMGSDPASVAFDTLTSAVKQDADVVIIDTAGRLHNKVNLMNELTKIKRVMQKVVADAPHDVLLVLDGSTGQNAFEQAKQFTKATEVTSLAVTKLDGTAKGGVVIGISDQFQIPVKYIGVGEGIDDLQVFNKVEFVDSFFK; encoded by the coding sequence ATGAGTTTTTTTAAAAATATTTTTTCAAAAGAGAAAAAAGAAACTTTAGACAAAGGTTTAGAGAAATCTAAAGAAAGTTTTTTTGGTAAATTATCTAAAGCAGTAGCTGGTAAGTCTAAAGTAGATGATGATGTTTTAGATAATTTAGAAGAGGTTTTAGTAGCATCAGATGTTGGTGTAAATACCACCTTAAAAGTTATTGATAGAATAGAAGCAAGAGTTGCCAAAGATAAATATGTGGGTACAGATGAATTAAATGCAATTCTTCGTGAAGAAATTGCAGGTTTGTTGTCTGAAACTAATGTTGGCAATGAAACTGAGTTTTCAATTCCTGAGATTCCTAAAAAGGATAATCAAAAAATGCCTTATGTTTTAATGGTTGTTGGTGTAAATGGTGTAGGTAAAACTACTACTATTGGTAAACTAGCAAGCCAATTTAAAAAGCAAGGTTTAAAAGTAGTTTTAGGTGCTGCAGATACATTTAGAGCAGCAGCTATAGATCAATTGCAAGTTTGGGCAGATAGAACAGATGTGCCTATAATTCGTCAAGAAATGGGTTCAGATCCTGCTTCAGTAGCTTTTGATACGTTAACTTCTGCTGTAAAGCAAGATGCTGATGTTGTTATTATTGATACAGCTGGTCGTTTACATAATAAAGTAAACTTAATGAACGAACTAACAAAAATTAAAAGAGTGATGCAAAAAGTAGTTGCTGATGCACCACATGATGTTTTATTGGTTTTAGATGGTTCTACAGGTCAGAATGCTTTTGAACAAGCTAAACAATTCACTAAAGCTACAGAAGTTACAAGTTTAGCAGTTACTAAATTAGATGGTACAGCTAAAGGTGGAGTTGTTATTGGTATTTCTGACCAATTTCAAATTCCTGTAAAATATATTGGAGTTGGTGAAGGTATAGATGATTTACAAGTTTTTAATAAAGTTGAATTTGTAGATTCCTTTTTTAAGTAG
- a CDS encoding DUF4295 domain-containing protein, with the protein MAKKSVASLQTGSKRLSKAIKMVKSPKTGAYMFVESIMDPSEVDKFLAKK; encoded by the coding sequence ATGGCAAAGAAATCAGTAGCATCGTTACAAACAGGATCAAAAAGATTAAGTAAAGCAATAAAAATGGTAAAGTCTCCAAAAACAGGAGCTTACATGTTTGTTGAATCAATTATGGATCCTTCAGAAGTTGATAAATTTTTAGCAAAAAAATAA
- the rpmG gene encoding 50S ribosomal protein L33: MAKKGNRVQVILECTEHKASGQAGTSRYITTKNKKNTPDRLEIKKFNPILKKMTVHKEIK, from the coding sequence ATGGCAAAAAAAGGAAACAGAGTTCAAGTAATTTTAGAGTGCACAGAGCACAAGGCATCTGGTCAAGCAGGTACTTCTAGATACATTACAACAAAGAACAAAAAGAACACTCCAGATAGATTAGAGATTAAGAAATTTAATCCTATCTTAAAGAAAATGACTGTTCACAAAGAAATTAAGTAA
- the rpmB gene encoding 50S ribosomal protein L28: MSRVCELTGKKAMVGNNVSKALNRTKRTFDANLMTKRFYIPEEDKWVTLKVSASALKNINKKGISAVIKEARANGFLTK; the protein is encoded by the coding sequence ATGTCTAGAGTTTGTGAATTAACAGGAAAAAAAGCAATGGTTGGAAACAATGTTTCTAAAGCATTAAATAGAACTAAAAGAACATTTGACGCTAATTTAATGACCAAGCGTTTTTATATTCCAGAAGAAGATAAATGGGTAACTTTAAAAGTATCTGCATCTGCTTTAAAAAATATTAACAAGAAAGGAATTTCTGCAGTTATCAAAGAAGCAAGAGCTAACGGATTTTTAACAAAATAA